Proteins from a single region of Parasedimentitalea psychrophila:
- a CDS encoding chlorohydrolase family protein, translating into MKRILMTADWVVGHQDGAHCMYRNGVVVVEGDKVLHVGYQFDGDVAETVEFGAALIGPGFVDLDALGDLDTTVLGYDNQPPERKGRVWPQSYIDAGPREMYSPDELAFQKRYAFSRLIRNGITTALPIASLFYRAWGETYEEFAQAAQAAEELGLRVYLGPAYRTGNLVVDDVSGDISFHYDEEKGLAGLAQAERFAEQFEGRAKGLIRTMLAPDRIETCTPELLLRTGELGRALDIPVRLHCCQSRMEYDKVLAQHGKSPLELLRDVHFFNDKTVLPHGLFLSGLNGIAYDAPDTSILVNSGAALAHCPLVMARGGRIMKSFRKFRDLGVGIGLGTDTHPPDMIANMALGVMTARIAEENPGAATAADLYSAATVGGADALGRSDLGRLQPGSAADLNVIRLDDPAMGQLIDPIQTILLNGCGRDVSDVMIAGVFVMRNREINGVDNASAQKKAQAQFEGMMAKYPERTLGHPDTSEIFSSSFPAGPVRQNLVEEGRRRT; encoded by the coding sequence ATGAAGCGGATTTTGATGACGGCCGATTGGGTTGTTGGTCACCAAGACGGTGCCCATTGCATGTACCGCAATGGCGTGGTCGTGGTTGAGGGCGACAAGGTCCTGCATGTGGGCTACCAATTTGACGGTGACGTTGCCGAAACGGTCGAATTCGGCGCCGCCCTGATTGGTCCCGGCTTTGTCGATCTGGATGCCCTTGGTGATCTCGACACCACGGTTCTGGGATACGACAATCAACCGCCCGAACGAAAAGGCCGCGTCTGGCCACAAAGTTATATCGATGCCGGGCCCAGGGAAATGTATTCCCCGGACGAACTGGCTTTTCAAAAGCGCTATGCATTCAGCCGGTTGATTAGGAACGGGATCACCACGGCGCTGCCGATCGCCTCGCTGTTCTATCGTGCCTGGGGTGAGACCTACGAAGAGTTTGCTCAGGCCGCACAGGCCGCAGAAGAGCTCGGACTCCGGGTTTATCTTGGCCCTGCCTACCGAACCGGAAACCTGGTTGTCGACGACGTCAGTGGAGATATTTCATTTCACTATGATGAAGAAAAAGGGTTGGCCGGCCTTGCGCAAGCCGAGCGATTTGCTGAACAGTTCGAGGGCCGCGCCAAGGGTCTGATCCGCACCATGCTTGCCCCTGATCGAATTGAGACCTGCACGCCCGAACTGCTTTTGCGCACCGGCGAGCTTGGTCGTGCGCTGGATATACCTGTCAGGCTGCACTGCTGCCAAAGCCGGATGGAATATGACAAGGTTCTGGCCCAACACGGTAAAAGTCCGCTGGAGTTGCTGCGCGATGTGCATTTCTTCAATGACAAGACAGTGCTGCCGCACGGCCTTTTCCTGTCTGGACTGAATGGAATCGCCTATGACGCGCCCGATACGTCGATCCTGGTGAATTCAGGAGCCGCATTGGCCCATTGCCCATTGGTGATGGCCCGTGGCGGGCGGATCATGAAGTCGTTCCGAAAGTTCCGCGATCTCGGTGTCGGTATCGGACTTGGTACCGACACGCACCCACCGGACATGATCGCCAACATGGCTTTGGGCGTGATGACGGCACGGATTGCCGAAGAAAATCCCGGCGCGGCCACTGCCGCGGATCTATACTCTGCTGCGACGGTCGGCGGGGCCGATGCGCTTGGCCGATCCGACCTTGGTCGTCTTCAACCCGGTTCAGCCGCCGATCTCAATGTGATCCGATTGGACGATCCTGCCATGGGGCAACTCATCGACCCGATCCAGACCATCCTTTTGAACGGCTGTGGCCGCGATGTAAGTGATGTGATGATTGCGGGTGTATTTGTGATGAGAAATCGTGAGATCAACGGTGTCGACAACGCGTCAGCTCAGAAAAAAGCACAAGCGCAATTTGAAGGAATGATGGCAAAATATCCGGAACGAACCCTTGGCCACCCTGATACTTCCGAGATTTTCAGCTCAAGCTTTCCAGCTGGGCCAGTGAGACAAAACTTGGTTGAAGAGGGCAGGCGGCGCACTTAG